A region of the Cannabis sativa cultivar Pink pepper isolate KNU-18-1 chromosome 3, ASM2916894v1, whole genome shotgun sequence genome:
TCGGAGGGGAAAATGGCAACGGAGCAAAGCGGCGACCGGAGAGCCAATCTCGATCGGAGGGAGAGAGATTTTCAGACCAAATCTCAAACTCAATTTAGGACTAAGGAAAGAGAAGGCCCATTATGTGTTGGGCCTAAAGCCCAAGACCAAGCCCAATATGTGATGTTGTagagataattacataaaacattaatttttgttttataattttaagtttaaagtttttttaaatttttttatgtattttataaaaacataataaaacaaGTAACAAgaaataacaacaaaatcaacaataaaataactataacacACCAAAAGatcataatttatataaataaaatctagaaaattgtaaaaatattaaagggtaaataccattttggaccctgtgttttgcaaaagttacagattggaccctgtgttttgttaaatgacaaaatggaccctatattttctaaaatggtaaaaataggaccctgagcttaattttagacaacttttttttaatacaaccaacttgaagataattcctaatacgaacagatacaaaaaatgtaaacagttttgtcatagcacttttagatcgaattataattaaactttaaaaatcaattcagggtcctatttgtactattttaaaaaatacagggtccattttgtcatttaacaaaatacagggtctaattggtaacttttacaaaacacagggtctaaaatagtatttacttaatattaaatattacatGCATAAccaatttgtaatattttttattgtttttgaatatttttgaaattatctCTTAGTTGTATGTGGGGTAATGAAAATAAGGTAAATAACAATAAGGATTATTTGAGAAATATTCAGTAACAATAAAAAAGTACAAAATAGACGATGATAcagaattttaaaatattttttatattttttaaaattttatttacaaaaaaaatataattttttattgctCATACTTTTATATggcaataattttttaaaagaacatTCTAAATGTAGTATTTTAAGATTGGttatcaatatttaattattatatataattaattgtatcaATAACAcgatataataatttaaagaatgTTAAACATTATTATTGTCTTTTaacatttttcttattaaaactgaaaaatattATTGGCTAAAAGAAAACATTGTAGCTGTACCTATAGACTTAACTCTAACTATAGGCATTAAGCTAAATGTTGACACTGTCTTATTcgattttaaactttaaaataatttaaaaaaaataaattatttaaataattagatttaagtatttttatccaattttaataaaaaaaaaaattaacataaaagttcaaatatttaatacatgttattaaaattagataataaaaagttaaaaaattgtAGCTGAAGCTATACATTTAACTAACTAACTATAACTATATTCTCCTCATTTTATAGCCTCTGCAAAAAGCAATGAGAGAAATATGTTACATGGTTTGAGATATACAAAAAtttcttcatttcttcattcctccaccattaaagctccttccttttcttcatcttcttcctcaTCAACCAAACCCCATTTACAAAAACCTAATCTTTCACCTCAAAACTTGCTCAATCTCATACAAAAACACCCATCAAACCCTCACTTGACTAAACAAATTCACTCTCACATTATCACCACTAACCTCACAATCCCACACAACACcacttttcttcttctcttcaacAATTTGATTCGCTCTTATTCCAATGGAGATTTCCCACACGAAGCTATATCTCTCTACAGATACTTCACTCACTTTTCCTCTTCATTTGATAGCTTCACTTACTCTTTCGTTATTCACTCTTGTTCGAATTTGAGCTCTGTTTTTACAGGTTCTCAACTCCATGGTGTTGTTTTCAAGGTGGGTTTTCATTCTCATGTCTATGTTCAGACTGCTTTGGTTCAATTGTATGTTTCTTTTGGCTTTTTAGGTTATGCATACCAAGTGTTCGATGAAATGTCTGAGAAGAATTCTGTAATGTGGAATGTTATGATCACTGGTTTGAACAAATGGGGTGAGTTTAAATTTGCTATTTCTTTGTTTGATCGAATGCCGAATCGAAATGTTGTTTCTTGGACTTCTGTTATTGATGCTTACACTAGAATGAATAGGTATGGTGAAGCTTTGAAACTGTTTAGAAGAATGGTTTCGGATGATAACATTCGGCCTAGTGAAATAACTCTTTTGGCTATAATCCCTGCTGTTTCTAATCTTGGTGATCTTAAGATTTGTCAATCAATTCATGGTTATGGTGAGAAAAGAGGGTTTAATGAATTTGACATGAGAGTGACGAATTCGATCTTGGATTCATATTCCAAATGCGGCTGCATACAGAGTGCAGTGAGGTTTTTCGAGGGGATATCATCGAGGAGAAAGAATTTGGTGTCGTGGACATCGATGATATCCGGGTTTGCAATGCACGGGATGGGAGAAGAAGCTGTTGAGAGCTTTAGAAAGATGGAGAGAGTTGGTGTTAAGCCAAACCGAGTCACACTTCTAAGTGTTTTGAACGGCTGCAGTCATGGAGGATTGGTCGAGGAAGGGCTCGAGTTTTTTAAGAAGATGGTTGTGGAGTATGGAATCGCTCCCGATATCAAGCATTACGGGTGTTTAATCGACATGTTGGGGAGAATAGGGAGGCTAAAAGAAGCCGAAAAGATAGCTTTGGAGGTTCCTAATGAGATGGCTAATGTTGTGATATGGAGAACACTTTTAGGAGCTTGTAGCTTTCATGATGATATTGAGATTGGTGAAAGAGTTACTAAGAAGATAATGGAGATGGAGAAAGGGTATGGAGGTGATTATGTGCTTATGTCAAACATTTTTGCTAGTGTTGGAAGGTACAAGGATTGTGAAGAGTTTAGAAGATTGTTAGATGAGAGGAAAGCTTACAAAGTTCCAGGCCATAGTTTTGTATAACTTAAAAGAGTTTAAAACTCAAAAAGTCTATGcttaaaattaaagaaattgTAGAAGAGAAAATCGGAAAGAAACACAAAGAATGAAGAAATTGaggaaattatttaatgagGCATAATCTAAGgggtaaaatagtaatttttacaatttctcaatttttttttaaatataataattaattttattgttgaGAGTCAAACAATACATTGATCATTAAATAAGGAggaatttttttcaactaaaaaaCTCGTTTTTTCATTTGTAGTGTATTCGCTAACTTATGTACTGTAATATTACCATTTCACATTATAtgttgaaatattatatttagaAAGAGAGATAAGAAGGACCTAATACAATTTCTCAATTTTCCTTTCTTATTTTTCTATcccttttatattattttttcccCTATACCTAACATAGTGAAAATGTCTATAATTCTTGAAAGGAGAATTCAACTCATGTTTTACTTACAAACTAGAGTACCTACTAATTACACTTTCTCTTCAAGTATGCACATTAAGCTTTGATGGAGTTTCAAAATGGGACTTCTAAACCTTATCTACTTGTATATTACTTTACAAAATAGCTTTCTtttgataatattttataaaatgaatTCTATCTGAATgagtaaaaaaatttcaaaagggTTTTAATTTTATAAGGTGTCGAAAATATTCGAAAAATGTTTTTTGTGTAGTACAAATATCTTTAAAAACtttaaaagagatattttttttgagtCATTGCTACTCGATTTCTAATAGTATCCCTAATTTATGTTAGTTAAGTTTTTAGTTCGAATAGACAACTTGTTTGGTTTGATAATATCTCCTATTTTTATTAGGATATTTAAATTGTATGACATTGTgctcattattaataaagttatcATTACAATAAGTATAGTGCCTCTAAAATTGGTACCATACTTATCAATACTTAGatgatttcatattttattccaaaaacaagaaagaaagCCAAATTATTTCCATATTGATAAGATCACTAAAAGACCGTCCAACCTATTAGTATAGAATTCatgaattatatttttgtcATATTGCAACAAATGCTATTGAGAAGGTGATTTTAATTT
Encoded here:
- the LOC115709091 gene encoding pentatricopeptide repeat-containing protein At1g09220, mitochondrial; the encoded protein is MLHGLRYTKISSFLHSSTIKAPSFSSSSSSSTKPHLQKPNLSPQNLLNLIQKHPSNPHLTKQIHSHIITTNLTIPHNTTFLLLFNNLIRSYSNGDFPHEAISLYRYFTHFSSSFDSFTYSFVIHSCSNLSSVFTGSQLHGVVFKVGFHSHVYVQTALVQLYVSFGFLGYAYQVFDEMSEKNSVMWNVMITGLNKWGEFKFAISLFDRMPNRNVVSWTSVIDAYTRMNRYGEALKLFRRMVSDDNIRPSEITLLAIIPAVSNLGDLKICQSIHGYGEKRGFNEFDMRVTNSILDSYSKCGCIQSAVRFFEGISSRRKNLVSWTSMISGFAMHGMGEEAVESFRKMERVGVKPNRVTLLSVLNGCSHGGLVEEGLEFFKKMVVEYGIAPDIKHYGCLIDMLGRIGRLKEAEKIALEVPNEMANVVIWRTLLGACSFHDDIEIGERVTKKIMEMEKGYGGDYVLMSNIFASVGRYKDCEEFRRLLDERKAYKVPGHSFV